GCTTGAAAGCAGCGTCCATCACGGTCACAAGAGAAGGAGCTTTCCAGTGGTAACAACACATCACGCAATCCAGCAGCACAACTCCTTCCAGCAAACTTGAATCAGTTCAGCTGCTGGTCCAGCAGAATAGATGCTTCACGGTCCATGCAAAGAGAAGCAGTAGCACACGGTGGCTGCAGCAAAAGAAGATGGAAGATCACGCTCCAACAAGCACATCCAACAAGGAGAAGCAGCAGCTTACGGTTTCTTTTGGTTGGCTTGGTAACATCTCACGGCCCAACTAGTCCAGCAGAGATTCATGTCCAACTACAACTCCATTCCAGCAGCTTTGTAACTCACGGTTTTGTCATGTAATTACGTCAAGGAGGGGCAGCAGCTGGTCCAGTGGAGAAGACCTTCACAGTCCAGTAAAGAGTAGCCACCACCGAGAAGGGAGGAGCTGTACAAGCAGAAGAGAAGCTCACGGCCTGCACCAGCGGTCCAACAACACTCACGGGCTCTTCTTTCCCTTTGGAGGTGGGAGACCACACACAATGGGAAGGGATTCACGTTCAGTTTAGGTGCTGTCACAGCAGCAGACTTCCTCCTCCATGGTATCTTCATGCGTCCAGAACAGCAGCCACCAACGTTGGTTCCTATCTCAGATTTTCCAGTCCACCAAAGGTGGTATTTCCAGCAACGTCCTCCCATCCAGAAGCAGCTCACACTCCAGCAGCTTGGTAGCAGCGAGAAACCAGCAGCCACCTTGGAGAGGAGATGAAGATCACGGCCTGGTCTAGCAACACAGCAGCAGCAACATTTGCATCCAACAACACCAACACTTCACCGAGAGCAAGCAGAAGCATCTTGATCCAGCCACTTCCATGAGCAACATCCATACTTCACGGTCAGCACATCCAGCATGGAATGTGGGCACCACATTTCAAAAGAATTTGGCAGCCAACAGAAAAGAAGATGGCACAAACAAATGAAGGAGAAGTCACGGGAGGAGACTATGCGGGAGTTGGTGAGAGAATTCCTTATAAAAAGAAGGCAGCACCAGAGAAGATGGGAGCATCAGTGTTAGGAGTAGGAATTTAGAAGAGTTTTACGTTGGCTTTTATTTTTCctcctcccctttggggaggttttgGATTTGTTCTTGTTTTCCAATTTGTTTTCCAGTTTCAATCTGCACGTTTAATTTCCATGTTGTTTTCcagtttgtttttcaatcgaAATTAAATTTACAGTTTGCATTTACAATTTCATCTGCACGTTTAACGCTGCAAGTTTCTGGTTACATCAATCTCCTTTAAGTTTCCTTgcacattttaatttttgtaagtagtttatttgttttgcaATTTAGCTATTTCTGAATTTAccattttctatatatttactGTTTCATGCAATTTATTTACCATCTTACTGTTTTAATCTTGTTTTTACAATCTGTTATTTTTACTGCCTTtccaatttaatttttctgtacACAACCATCCACaaaccccccacttcgtgtaaaGAAATCTGAAACTAAACCtacaaaattggtccttgagagacgacctaggagtaaACTCCCtaactgcattcttttatgctcAACTTTTGTGAGAGGCGCGACCCTCTCATCACTAAGCTCAGTCTAAAAGAAGTTCTTATTGAAATGAATAAAAGATAATTGATAATGGAtccatattaattatattaagaaTGTCAAGTttaagaaaacatgaaaaaaaaatagacataaCGTTAAAAAAGAGTGTAAAAgggaaaaattgtttaaaatttggtaatgcATTTTAATGTGTCAATCCATCTTATATAACAAATAATCCAGATTTGtgtatgttgattttttttttaatttatgcatttgagaaacattttaaatttattatcgaATAGTTAAGTCGTATATGGGTGTGACAAAGAAGTCATATTTAGATTTGACAATTTCAATGAGATTAAACTTTATTAATCATCATTGTTGAATAAAGTTGTATATGTAATTGACGACTATAACCTTCTTAAGTAAAGTTATATATATGATTGACGACTTTAATTAACTGAATTTGTGCATAGAAATAATGACTTAAACATAAATGAATTTTGTACTAAAGTGGTGCTGGAGACTTCAACCTCaacctttttaaattaaaattgtgtaCAAGAATGGAAACTTcaatacaaatacaaaattgTTGTTGCGCACTACATTGACAACTTTAATTTAGgccattttaatttatgttttttggtttataaattcatcaaaataaCAATATGAGAATAAGAATGTAGTGCCCAACTTTAGTTGTTTACACAAGTTGAAGTCGCAAAGGTAGTGTCTAACTTCAGTTCATTTTGTATTTGTACTGAAGTTTCCATTCTTGTGCACGACTTTAGTTCAAAATGATTGAGGTCGAAGTCGTCAATCCTAGGTACAACTTTCATTTATGCCGAAGTCATCATTTCTATGCACGACTTCAGTTCAAAATGATTAATCAAAGTCGTCAATCATATATTCGACTTTAATTAAGGTTGAAGTCTACAATCATGTATACGACTTTACTCAAGAGTGAtgattaaataagtttaatcTTACTAAAGTTGTCAAATTTGGATACGacttcaatattattaaaaaattgtgttttcaTTTCATGACTTCCTCATGACGAAGTCATCACATCCCTGTACGACTTAACAATTTcgacaataaatttaaaatgtgacctagatgacaaattaaaaaaaaacaaatacatacaaaaagttatatatgtttttatattattaatattttattttataaaattaatttctcaaatattaataaaaatattgtttaaataaattttaatataaattattaaaataataagtttatgtggTAAATTAGTCAAAATAGTTTGACAATTtattactctctttttttatatttggattatgtaatttaaaagagtaatttatatttttgtttttacttttgtgtttttgtgcttgAAGAGATCATTTTCTTACTATGTgattatcaacaattatattatagtttagGAAGATGAGTAGTTTAGCACATTGACCAAAATCAACATTGCATATTATGCCTTTGGAAATAGGTTAATCTTGATGATTCTTTCTTATTCAATGACTTCGTTGATGTATGTGTGGTTTGGTCTAGCTTGATTGAGAAAATGTTGGTGATAGATTGCATATTGAGCAAATGTGAGTTATGAGTGACAATGATGTGGATGTATACGTAGGGTGATGAGGGGTAATGACAAGAAAAGATTATCATTGTCAATGAATCCGAGCAGATCACTAGTGACAGGAGCGGTTTGAGTAGATTGATTAGCAATGTGTCATATGTTTGTTTCAAAGCATATGAGACTTTTAGTGAGGGAATGATATATTGATTCATAAGTGAATTTTCACCAATAGGTCTCTTAAGTGTATAAGAGACTTGAATAGTTGTACGTTATTGgaggatttttaattttattcataatattgCATTGGAAGATTTGCAATTGtctctaaaaaaaattgtataaaaagatTTGCAATTTTTGTCAGAAAAATTACATGTGAAGTAATAATACTTTGTTGAGTATGGGTGGATGAAGGTTTTGAGTTGCCAAACTACATTATATgtcttttgtgtttttattttgatttttgtttttgtttgtaggTGTGCTTCCACTTGAAGAGattatttttctattgtatGATTTCCAACAAATAACAACAAAACTTGAAAAAAAGTTGCATATAATGTTATAGTTGTAgtgttatattttaatattaaaagttaaatttactATGAATTTTTATGTTAAGAAAAACTCAATTgctttaattaaaatgtaacatattttaattattttatcccaATAAACATTTGAAGAAGGAAGGTAATCCTTTTCCAAGTTATTCATATcttatgtatttaaatttttttgaattatttaaatttcttatccAAATGCAAAGATAAGGAAGAGTATTGaggatttcaaattttaaaccaagtttaaatttatttagttgtaagtaattaaactattttataagcttatactttttaaaattttctatctgaaaaacatattttatcattaaattctttaaaaattgtggaaaataaaattaatttataaaaaaatttccttAGAAAAAGCTTtgcaaatattaatttttatacctatttaattgttattatgGTTTCTTTATGCTTTTGATAGTGCTAATTTTGGGGAGCCGTGGTTTACGTGCTGAAGCTGAAGTTTGTACCAACTAGCTTTTCATGGCTCATCTCACACAGTCATGGCTATGCTTTTTAGAGAACAGGGACAGTGTCCCAAAAAGTAGGGTTTGTAGAATTGATGGttaataaaattagtttcttTCAAATGAATATCATAATATCGATGGGTAATTTCTTAAATACGAGAAACAGTTTTAGTAagatatatgatattatttttttatcggactaaattttaaacaattatcaataattgaaattagacatttttttttcctcagAAAAGGTTAGTGCTTTTTGCTTAtcatgcaataaaataaaattgtctcctaatatttttttttttttggtgattCCATCCTTCTGTAACGCATTATAGTGAGGATGAGATGAAGAGGGTAGACCCAAAGCCAAAGTTATgatattcttcttttttattacttttaggCGTATAAGATGCTCCACCAACTAGTCAAGCCAGAAAGGCTTGGACTTGAACGTGCTTTTTGGAAGCTGTAAACTTCCACCTTATGAAGTAAGTGTTGCCATCAAATATATCTATCAAAACTTCAAATACGCGTATTGGGTACAGCTCACTACACCTCATTCATTGCTTGTGCTGCTTTCAGACATCATAAGCCAAAACCAAGGGGTTGAATGatgttttttgttcttattaATACATGTCTTCCATGAAAATGCAGTGATTACATTTCCATGCAGGGTATTGTGCGACCGTGTGAAAACCATGaattaataattcattaatGAATACATCCTCCCACGTTATGTGTGATTTGGATTGGAAAACACATGGTCTCTTCTTTCTCGACATGTTGCCCCATCCAACAAGGTTGACAAATGGGACGCGTTTCCTGTTTTTCCCTTATTTTTCTTGTTGTGTTTGAAATTCCACGTCTTATTACCACACCAGAGAACGTCCCTATAGGCACACTATAATTGTCTGTTGTTGTTTTTCAATGATATCTACAAAAttattatgtattaaaattaGTATCTCTAAACTCTAATTACTTGTATGTGAGATGTTATCAAAATTAACATGTCaatattgttaatttaaaaataacaattgcaGGACCgaattgatatatttattaaacattgAACATCAAAAACACTAAAACTTTTGGAAGTACCAATTTCAATATaaccaaattttaataaaccattgtattttatacattttcCCATTTTTAAAGTAAAGAATACATCCAATGAGTATCACCTTTGTTCTCCACCTAAACCTTGTGGTATTCAACAATCCTACAACCCTCAATTTGAGAACAGAATATTTGAACTAAATCTCGTTATCCTTGATTCATGAACAGAGCCTGCTTAACCATCCAATTGTAGACAATTTCGATTTAACTAGTTTGCTTCCCCATTCAGTTTCATTTGAATTCACTAATTGATCTCAAGCACCACTTTCTGGAGTGCTTCTGCTGTCAGTGGGATGTGCAAGCAATCTTGACCGTCAGAATGCTTTTTAATCTTGACCAGCTCATGGTCTTTAAATTCAGTAAGATGAGAATTCAGGGTAACTTGACTGCTAACAAGGAAACGTTCTCGACAGACTGAGTAGAGATCACTGATTGGCATTCctataaaataaaggaaaatatttaacaaaacttGGATTTGAAAAGAACAATAAATCCAAGTAAATGATATAAACTTGCCTTCGTCAGGGTGAGAGAGTTGATGTTCAGCAAGAACTTTGAATACACTCTGAGCATTACGTGTCAAACTTAGCAAAACTATTGTGGCTGTTTTGACAGTTTGGCTGGCACTGCCATGAGCAAGAATCATAGGATAAAACATGCCTTCAACCTTGTAAGGGGCAAAAGTAGGAACGTGATACCAGCACCAATTGAACTGTGTGTGGGCCATATTTTTGTCCCAAACTGCATCAGAAGATGAAATTGTTAAGCAATAGACAGAGACTACAAAAAACCTTTCAGTCACATATCCGTCATTTCTATTGCTAAAGAGACAAAAAAGAACTTCCCACCGCCTTTTATTATGTCAGAATCAGGTCTTCAAAGAGCCCATTACGATCTAAGAAGTCCTTTTCAATGTTTCTACCGAGTTTTGCAAAGTATTCCACTACCTCTAATTCTAAAATTGGACTACTCCCCACTTGATCGACTCTTCTTATTAACATTTCTGCAGGTCTTCTTCTCACATGACCAAACCCATGAATTATTTCACTATCTTTTCCTCAGACAAGCGGACTCCTACTTTCATTTACctgattattttgtttttctacaaACAACTTCAAAGAAGTGCACGTTATTAATAGTTTCAATTTTATGTACCATGAACAAGAAGTGTTTGGACTCTTCAACTTTATGAAAGGGTGATATTAGTCAGTCCTATTGTCATTTAAACATATGAAATATGATCAGAACCTCAGACGGCCTCTAAGAATGTGTagtatagataaaaaaaaaggttatagCATTTCATTTACAAAGGCATTTATACCTTTATTTGCAAACTAATATTGCATCACTCAAGTTCTATTCAAGCACTTAAAATGAACCACAAATAGAATATATAGCAGAACAAAATAAACCTTGAAATTTAAAAGAGATAACACTTACAAACTACAatttaaaagagataaaacaTTCTGCAAAGACAGAGTAAAACTGCTGACTATACTTACACAGTGGAGCATTGACGTGGTCAATAGTGGCAACAATGCGAATTCGGGCACAGGCAGCTAGTCGAGCAAGGTACTGTTGGGTTTCAGAGTCCCTCAATCCAGGTCCATCAATATTGTGAATAACgacacaaacaaaaaaatcaacatcatcTATTTCTGCTTGATCCAAGAATGTAAGAAGTTCTTCCATTGATTGAGAATTCAATTGGCTCTTTGGCAATTCCCGATATGAAACCCTTCGTTTGGTTTTCATTTGGTCCCACAGAACTTCAGCTAAAGCTATCATAgcctaatatattttaagaaaatatataatgtattaGTGATGTACGATGAGAAGAACATGTTTAGAAGGGCACATCACACTCATCATCTTCATACAAGCATTTACTATTGAACCAAACTTTCCTTGCG
This window of the Vigna angularis cultivar LongXiaoDou No.4 chromosome 7, ASM1680809v1, whole genome shotgun sequence genome carries:
- the LOC108335216 gene encoding origin of replication complex subunit 2, whose amino-acid sequence is MDTNGSWDEDEDEEFEFSRNYFLAKELASSAKKSKHKLTDIDVVDEQELREAASRIQPKHGDDIALLLDSYKTMYPEWLLALRCGFGLLMYGFGSKKTLIEDFALTALTEYSVVVINGYLQSINLKQAMIALAEVLWDQMKTKRRVSYRELPKSQLNSQSMEELLTFLDQAEIDDVDFFVCVVIHNIDGPGLRDSETQQYLARLAACARIRIVATIDHVNAPLFWDKNMAHTQFNWCWYHVPTFAPYKVEGMFYPMILAHGSASQTVKTATIVLLSLTRNAQSVFKVLAEHQLSHPDEGMPISDLYSVCRERFLVSSQVTLNSHLTEFKDHELVKIKKHSDGQDCLHIPLTAEALQKVVLEIN